A genome region from Triticum aestivum cultivar Chinese Spring chromosome 2B, IWGSC CS RefSeq v2.1, whole genome shotgun sequence includes the following:
- the LOC123040203 gene encoding acyl transferase 15-like yields MSFAVSKSAPVMVRPSTEPVLGPGKTRETQVVQLSSWDTTYVDFQVTVLLVFDGSVHQPMEAIKKGLSRALAHYYTIAGRLTATADEEGVLLHVACTGEGVPFVAASAGCALQDHGLLDAPFTTSLLDDLAVYYPAPEGCRSTDPMLLMQVTEFACGGFTLGVTWNHTLADATGIAQFLQAVGELTRAEVDASAVPSVTPVRDGRAASLPLLSPSVVAAKQSLMLDLAGQGLSYLDIIVPLKLINRIKSDYKAAHSSEAGYCTTFEATAAVLWRCRTRAIIGDDPDGYDMSTPAPLAFFVNVRKHVGTAAGYYGNCAVAQLAFATTGEVAGAGDEGMNGLVDLIKRAKDGVPELLRGMTAGGGAVDGMGEEEIAAAFGYNALMVTSWGNIRFDHTDFGGGAPARVVGRWQQSTLPACMASLSCRATAADGERLLTQCVRAEHAAALLDELDQLAHASCA; encoded by the coding sequence ATGAGCTTCGCGGTGAGCAAGTCCGCGCCGGTGATGGTCCGGCCATCAACAGAGCCGGTGCTGGGGCCGGGGAAGACGAGGGAAACGCAAGTGGTGCAACTCTCGTCGTGGGACACGACCTACGTGGACTTCCAGGTCACGGTGCTCCTTGTTTTCGACGGCTCGGTTCACCAGCCCATGGAGGCCATCAAGAAGGGCCTCTCCCGGGCGCTCGCCCACTACTACACCATCGCCGGCCGCCTCACCGCCACCGCCGACGAAGAAGGTGTGCTCCTCCACGTCGCGTGCACCGGCGAGGGTGTGCCGTTCGTGGCCGCGTCGGCGGGATGTGCCTTGCAGGATCACGGGCTCCTGGATGCGCCCTTCACGACGAGCCTCCTGGATGATCTCGCCGTGTACTACCCGGCACCTGAGGGCTGCCGGAGCACGGACCCGATGCTGCTGATGCAGGTCACCGAGTTCGCCTGCGGCGGGTTCACCCTGGGCGTGACGTGGAACCACACGCTAGCCGACGCCACCGGCATCGCGCAGTTCCTGCAGGCAGTGGGCGAGCTCACCCGCGCTGAAGTTGATGCGTCGGCGGTGCCGTCCGTCACTCCGGTCAGGGACGGCCGCGCGGCGTCCCTTCCTCTGCTCTCGCCGTCGGTGGTCGCCGCGAAGCAGTCGCTGATGCTGGACCTGGCCGGCCAGGGCCTCAGCTACCTAGACATCATCGTCCCGCTCAAGCTCATCAACCGCATCAAGTCCGACTACAAGGCCGCCCACTCCAGCGAAGCCGGGTACTGCACAACGTTCGAGGCGACGGCCGCCGTGCTGTGGCGGTGCCGCACACGCGCGATCATCGGCGACGACCCCGACGGCTATGACATGtccacgccggcgccgctggccttCTTTGTGAACGTACGCAAGCACGTGGGCACGGCGGCGGGGTACTATGGAAACTGCGCGGTCGCACAGCTGGCGTTCGCGACGACCGGAGAGGTGGCCGGCGCCGGGGACGAGGGAATGAACGGCTTGGTGGACCTGATCAAGCGCGCCAAGGACGGGGTCCCGGAGCTGCTGAGAGGCATGAcagccggcggcggcgcggtggacggGATGGGGGAGGAGGAGATAGCAGCGGCGTTCGGGTACAACGCGCTGATGGTGACGAGCTGGGGGAACATCAGGTTCGACCACACCGACTTTGGCGGCGGCGCCCCGGCGAGGGTGGTGGGGCGTTGGCAGCAGTCGACGCTGCCGGCGTGCATGGCGTCACTGTCCTGTAGGGCCACGGCCGCCGACGGCGAGAGGCTGCTGACGCAGTGCGTCAGGGCGGAGCACGCCGCCGCGTTGCTCGACGAGCTGGACCAGCTCGCACATGCATCCTGCGCCTGA